The Pirellulales bacterium region TTCTTCCCGCGCGCGCCACAGCGCCACATCCCGCGCGTGATACCGCGGTGTTTCGCTTTGTTTGAAACTCCCCTCGTGCTCTTCATCGAGAATTATCAACCCCAGGCGCGAGCAAGGGGCAAACACCGCGCTGCGCGCCCCCACAATGACCGATACCTCTCCCCGGGCAATCCGCTCCCAATGCCACAACCGTTCGGCATCGCGCAAATGGCTGTGCAACACCGCCACCTGGGCAAAGCGGGCTTGAAAGCGTTCGCGGGTTTGGGGGGTGAGGCTGATTTCCGGCACGAGCATGATTGCCTGTCGGCCAAAGCTCAGTGTCTCATCGATGGCCTGCATATACACTTCGGTTTTTCCGCTGCCAGTGACTCCATGAATAAGAATCGTGGCGTGCTCTCCAGCGCGCATCGGATCGATGATGGCGGCCAAGGCCCGCGTTTGATCCTGGTTCAGCTTTAATTGGGCCTCGGACGGCGTGTCCGCCTCCACGCCCACCCCTTCGCCAACAAAGCGTTTGGTCAGCTTGATGAGCCCTTTTTTTGCCAGGGATTGAATCGGCCCCGGCGTGCATTCACACTGCCGTGCCAAATCCGCCAGACTGATCGTCGCGGGGTTTTTAGTCAGATAGGCCAGGACTGCCTGCTGTTTGGGCGTGATTTTAGGTGGTTGAGAAGCGGCCAAACGCTGGTGAACCTGGGGATGAAGCGTAACCTGGGTAATTTCCCGCAGGGTTTGCTTGGCCCGTACGGCGGCCGGCAGGACCGTTTGTAACGTCGTTCCCCAAGTACATAGGTAATGGTCCGCCATCCAGCGTGTCAGATTCAACATCGCGGGGGTCAATAACGGACGCTCGTCAATGATGCGACCCACGCTTTTCAGCTTGTGCTGGCTCGTGGTGTTGGGGGCTAATTTTACACAATAGCCCACCGTGGGGCGATTTCCCCGTCCCAACGGCACCTCGACCCGCTGACCAATTTTTATGCTCGCCCGCAGAGGCTCGGGGACTTCGTAATCAAACGGCTGTTCCACGCCCGCGGGAAAAACCACCGTGGCGATCAACCGATCGCGACGATCGTCCGCCTCCCACGGTTCAGCTTCAAAGGTAAACAGATTTTGCTGTGCGGCCATAGCCCGTTATGATACCAAATTCCCGGAAAGTCGGACGGGGGAGGGGACCGGCCGAATGTCGCGGTAAAATCGTGTCCCCCGGGAGACCGCGTTCTTTGGATGTGGATTTTTACGGTAGAATTTTATGCGATTGGGAATTTTTGGCGGAAGTTTTGATCCCGTGCATTATGGGCATTTGTTGTTGGCGGAATCCTCTCGGCAGCAGGCCCGGCTGGATCGGGTCTATTTTGTACCGGCCAATATTCCCCCGCATAAACTGGGCCAGCTGCGGGCCGATGGGGCGGATCGGGTGGAAATGCTGAAGCTGGCCATCAGCGGCCAGGATACGTTTGCCTATTCCACCTGCGAACTGGATCGCGGCGGGATTAGCTATACCGTGGAAACGCTGCGATATTTTCATAAAACAGAACCAGCCGCCGATTTATTTTTATTGTTGGGAGCGGATTCCCTGCACGACCTGCCAAACTGGAAAGAACCTGCCGAAATCTGCACGCTGGCTCTCCCGCTGGTAGTAAATCGAGAAGGGCACACTTCGCCCGACTGGCAACTGTTGGCTCCGTTTGTCTCTTCGCAGCGGTTAAAAGAAATCGCCGCTAACGGGGTCGTCATGCCCGGCATGGGGCTAAGTTCTAGCCAGATACGCCAGGCCGCCGCGGCTGGATCCAGTATTCGCTACCAAACCCCCCGCGCTGTCGAGTTATATTTAATCACGCACAAGCTGTATGGTGCGTAGCAGAATTCGCAAGACGTAGCAGAATTCGCAAGAATTCTGACCCTAACAAATTCCGCTACAAAGAACCCTCGGAACTTCTTGCTAGTTCCGCTACTAGTTCCGCTACCTTACGCCGCACGCGCCTGAAATTGCAGCGTTCGCAGCAATTCCGCGCTCAAGGCCACCCGCGAACCCAGCGCGGGCTCTCTTCGCAGGGCATCCAGCACGACGTGCAATTGCTCCCGCGGGGCTTGATTGGGATCCAGGATCAGCCACGGTTTGCCCTTTAATTCGCAAACGCTACTCTGGCCCAATTCTGGCTCAATCCGCAACTGATAACCTAGCTTTTGCAGGGCGGCAATTCCCTGATCCAATAAATCGACGGTATGGACACGTTCGCTGGGCATGGTTGGCCTCCTGCCTGGTAAACGCACAAACGGCGGAAATCTTCCTGATTTTTACCTTGCTAGCGGTGAATGGGTCGCGCCGGCTTGCCCTGGCGGATTCCCCGTTAACCTCTAGCACCTAGCTTTGAATTCTAACGGGGGCTATTCCAGTCTCCTAGGTTAGTTGGACGATACCCCTGTTACGACTTAAAACTTCCCCAAATAATGCCCTTAAACCTGCGCAAGGCAGTTAACATCGGCCAAATGGGAAGTTTAATTTGGGAGATTTACCCAAAGCGGGCAAATCTCCCCGCCTGATGTTTTCGCCAGGGAACTTGCGGAAAATTTGCTGCACCGCTTTTTACGGCAAGCAAAGGAACTATTGAATGTCCACGGTCAGTTCTGAGCATTCTGTGTCAATTGCCCCGTTTTCCCCCGTTGCCACAACAGAGCAGGAATTAGTCGCCGCCCGCCAGCAAATCGCGCATTTAACAAAACAACTCCAGCATGCGCAGCGTTTAACAGCCTTGGGGGACTTGGTGGGAACCACCACGCATGAGTTTAACAATGTTCTAACAACTGTCATTAACTACGCTAAACTAGGTTTGCGCCACGCGGATAACCCCACGCGTGAAAAAGCACTGACAAAAATCCTGGAAGCGGGACAACGCGCGGCACGGCTCACAAATGGCGTGTTGGGATTTGCCCGAAACCGCACCAGCGAGTTTGAGCCGACCGACCTGCATAAAGTCATCGAGGATGTGCTGGTTTTGCTCGAACGGGAACTGCAAAAATACAAAATCCGGCTAGATCTGCAGCTTGAACCGACCACGCCCGCTGTCTGGGCGAATGGCAATCAAATCCAGCAGGTGCTGCTAAATTTGGTGGTTAATGCCCGTCAAGCCATGCCGCAGGGGGGACAACTGGTGTTACGTTTAGCCCCGGCCCAAGAACCGGGTTACGTGGATATCTTTGTTCGGGACACTGGCTGCGGGATGCCGCCGGAAACGCTTCGACGCATTTTTGATCCGTATTTCACAACCAAAAGTGGGCCAGATGCCACTGGCAAAGGGGGAACCGGCCTGGGGTTATCCCTGTGTAAGGACATTATCGAAGCCCATCATGGGCGGATTCGCGTGGAAAGCAGCGTTGGTAAAGG contains the following coding sequences:
- the nadD gene encoding nicotinate-nucleotide adenylyltransferase — its product is MRLGIFGGSFDPVHYGHLLLAESSRQQARLDRVYFVPANIPPHKLGQLRADGADRVEMLKLAISGQDTFAYSTCELDRGGISYTVETLRYFHKTEPAADLFLLLGADSLHDLPNWKEPAEICTLALPLVVNREGHTSPDWQLLAPFVSSQRLKEIAANGVVMPGMGLSSSQIRQAAAAGSSIRYQTPRAVELYLITHKLYGA
- a CDS encoding ATP-binding protein — protein: MSTVSSEHSVSIAPFSPVATTEQELVAARQQIAHLTKQLQHAQRLTALGDLVGTTTHEFNNVLTTVINYAKLGLRHADNPTREKALTKILEAGQRAARLTNGVLGFARNRTSEFEPTDLHKVIEDVLVLLERELQKYKIRLDLQLEPTTPAVWANGNQIQQVLLNLVVNARQAMPQGGQLVLRLAPAQEPGYVDIFVRDTGCGMPPETLRRIFDPYFTTKSGPDATGKGGTGLGLSLCKDIIEAHHGRIRVESSVGKGTAFTLKLPVASGKIS